ttgaggcggcgatcttaccaacagcacttgacttctgcgtgatgaaattacaaagtatattccagaatttccatatactggtccaatccaatcagggtcatgaaaactacattttagctcttttggggttgttcctgaggcatcccagatcaatcaatactttccctttgcatatatccctatatttttataggtgcacatatgaattatcactatttatttttaaacactaatgttggatactcttttccctaaccactgacctggcctatttctaagctcggggcgcccctgtctgtaatggtgggtgatcgagagttggaagagcgagatacgactagaacccccgtctagcgtcttacattcttctcgggatttcccatacccctactttggcttccctggccgtaaatgcactgccctttatggcctctcgtgcttttcggctttctgtgcttgacccagcactgcctatttacggctctatgtgtcccttgtccctcggtgcttgacccagcactgccctttacgggttcacatgcctgttaagaatgcgtttttgtccccccctggactgtgcacacctagaaaatttttacgtctctctctaagacctataggtgtgcacctgttccctctgtaactgtacacatctctaaatatcttatatcaagacctaccgatgtgtacttgtaccccttatactcacaaggttacttatttacaggtatattgtgacaccaatttaccttactccaccctggagctggtgtctaccccctcacgtctgagtgagtctatcgttcctccttctctcgaccccctccacttacagacagtccctaaccaataatattaaatctaaaatctttcctaccttggtttgatgattgatcagggatgtcaccaaagaactattgcccgccgatcctccaccattaactgtaggggaatttacagttaaaacccaaggaccagatatgtcgcaatgaagaccaggactcagagatgagttcaattaataataataattttacttgaagaaaatagtttgcaatttcatcagcagaagtcagcttcaacactctcgaaggagttcgcaggccgccccccagtacaatacaaaatcaagcacagttataccctgacagaggatactaattgcgtcaatacatgagtcaacaaaattctgattggttccaaaacctagataaaactctccaaagacgtagatctgatacgctggacactggcagttgattgtttgtcctgggactgtctgagcttctccctgtacagacagatactaacacacatacacagagaacttatctaaaattcaaggctttctactactggcaagtgtcttatcattacggttggatacacacacataatatgtggacattaatcttgaggaaaagaaatacagcacacataaggttacacatttcactcttgctataacttgattaatagtcaaacaagaaatcatgtaataatataatataatatcagtatgaagcagacatggggacttggtcccatctctggtatgaaggatatggcaactcggcatccactccttcaccaTCAAAGAGGCTAGCTTGATTTTAACATGCCTTTTCAAACATAAGTGCTTTCTCAACATGACTCAGTTGTTTCCCACTGCTTATTCAAATAATTACACATCATAATCAAACTTATGTGCTGgttgacaaaattatttttaaaataaaacaaacatgacTGTCCTGCAGATGCTAGCATTAGCTAGAAAAGGGGGAACTCTATGGTGATGAATTAACTTCACTGCCAGTTCAGGATGTGGACTACACAGCTTGATGTAATACAGTATGAAAGACTGTCTACTGAAGACCAAGCTCTTTATGAAAAGTCACATTTCATTTATAGAGGATGGTCATAAAGAAGAAAGTCACTTCAGGATACAGCACTTTATCCACTTGTTACACCGACACGCTTTCTTATTGCTCCTACACTGCAGTCCAGCCATGCCTTTCGTAGGTTGTCCCCACACAAATGGATGTGGAGGCCCGGGACGGATGTTGCTACGTGAGATGCTTTGGCAGCTGGAGCAAAGAGCACTTCAGGTTCAGGAGGAGGAGTTTCAGTACTGCATTTCTCGTGGCATTCTGGGATACCGTCACCCCCCAGCATACCCAAGCCTGCTTGCCCTTATACCTGCTGCTGAACACCGCCAGCTAGAGCGCCTGTGTGGTCGCATCCCACCCTCACACACTGCCATTGTACTTTCCAGGTAAAAGAGAAAAAGATTGTTCAAATGTTCTTtaaatcctttataaatgctACAAAATGGTGTTCAAATGCTCTAAGAAATCACATATAGTATATACAAATCTATCTTTAATGGATGTCATTCACTattttgagggtgagtaataatgacagaatttttaaatGAGCATTAATTTTTAACTGTATACAATAGAATATGACAGCTGATTTTAGAAGCCAAAAAACGTTTGCTGAATAGTTTCatgattttgtcttttttgtgtgCTCTAGACAGATGTAGGGATTTTTCCGCGACACTTTGTGCATGTAACATGATTATGTCAGTAAGTGGTGACAAGCGACGTTCAGGATTTAActaaaatgagggaacaaattaatacgATTTTCATACATCATGTGCAGAGCTCTGCATGAAACATCACTCACTCACAATTATTCTGTTAAACTAAATATAAGCACCACTGTGCTTGCGTTAtattgctttaatattttattaaacattgtatTGTGCTTCTTCAAGGCTTCATGATCTTATGGCCCACAATGACATTCCTCCCTGGGAACTGGTGGGAGTCTTCAAACAAGTCCTTAGAGACTTCCTGAGGAGACAGGAAGACGGCATTCGGAAACGTCCAGCCCCTTCAGCTCCATCAACAATTCTTTCTGCTCCGAGTCCACCTACAGAGAGTAATGACAGAAACCACATTGTTGAAACTGCATCTAATTCTTTATCAGAGGAGTCTGGAAAGCACAGGGAAGAAATTCCTACGATTTCTAGTTATGTGGATAAACATTTGCGTGCCGCCTGCCCCTACTCTATCCATAGAGATTGGAGTCTGCCCTTCTGTCATCCATTTGCTTATGAGGCCTATGGCACCACATTGTGAGACACTTAATTATAGAAGTCCAACAACTATTAATGGCAGTTCATAACAATTTTATGTTTTGTCAAATTGGTGGCTAATTAGTAAGAATTTGTACAATCTGATTGGTATGTTTTTGTATGACTGGCTTGCATCCCATAGATGGTTACTTTCATAGTAATACTTTAATGTACTactaatattgcattttcatactaatattgcattttcatacaaATTAACACCAATAAGTTCATATGAAATCGCCACcttgtaaaataattgtttccTCATGAGATTGGCTTGAAAATTCAACGCAACCATTTTATGTCTTTCCAGTCTGAAAAATCGAATCCTCTGCTCCAGTTAATTAGAATAATTAAAAGTAAGTAACATGAAGatgtgttatgttatgttaaaaCTTGGAAGATGAGCCATAATCTTTTTGCAATTGAtcgataaaatgaaaaaaaaaaaaaagattttaatgacAAGAAGTAGCTACTTTTTCGATAAAagatttgttacattataataataatttttaaaaaattattatataaatattgttattattattattaataataagttgTGTCtagtttttggagcttgacaactCCTGGTTATATGAACTGATGACAAAAACTGCATAATGATtcttcaaaaaaacaaataaataaaaataaaaatacttttgtgttttatagacaaaataaaagttacaatagtaaatactgacagaattttcattctaaTAGTTGAATGTCTTTAGAACTATTGCTTTGATGTTATTGTCTAAACTAACAATTGCCTTTTTTGCATTTGTACCCATTTGTTtctaattacaattacatttttattaattaatttattaattattataattaataataatattattgtgctTTAGCTTTCCAGAGTCTACAGCTAATGACTGATCAAACTAAAAGtagcacacacacataagcagatACACCCTGAGCAGTCAACCCAGATATCCAACCTAATCTATCATTCTTTTTCAGAGTTATATTTCCGGATTACAGAGCAGAGTTTAGCCTGAGGGGAGAAGATTGCACCAATGCCTTTGTGCATCAGTGGTCCTGCTTGCTGCATGTACCCATGAACTACCAACGATAACACTCTCACCTCTCCCATGCTTTTTAGATAACAGTTAAAATCCTTTCTTGTCTTTTATCATAAAGTGTCAGAATATTATAGTGTTTGTCATGTAGCATGGACTGAAAGTGTAGGTTTTGTAGTTATCTCTTGACTGCTGAATAACTGTGTGGCCAGACAAAGTGAAGTTCTCTTCTGTAGAGTGTTTGTTACCACAAAATCAAATACAGTATGTAGCATAAATATAGTCATCACATTTTCTGCCTATACTTTTGCTGTTACCTCTtctacagaatataataatttatgtaacATGTTTAATTTGCTTCTGTGAACCCTGCAAGTTTTATTGTTCTCTTCATGTCAATTGTAAGTGAAAATTAAATTTGAACAAAacctaatttgtatttttattgtagcCTGATTATTTCTCacaccagtgttgccaagtccatttttaaaagtgatttttggtCTTGTTTTTCTGACCAGGTTGCTTCTAGCATCTCACATGCTTtggttttcaaaacttttttttgtacttttttttttttaataaatacattacatacaaagaaaactatctatctatctaactgtctgtctgtgtctgtctatctatctgtctatctatctatctatctatctatctatctatctatctatctatctatctatctatctatctatctatctatctatctatctatctatctgtttgtctgtctgtctgtatgtctaccTTTAGAACAAAGTAAGAGACTGTGTGGTGctaatgttttcattaaatgctaatatatatatttatttaaataagctTGTCTAATGGAGACACAATGAggacaatgaaaaataaattaaagggtTACAAATATACATTCCTAACATCCtaacagacttttattttggtgccGGTGCTTTTAATTACATAGCGGAAACCTACACAGATCTTCCGCTGTCTCCCGACTGATCTCGCGCTGAACAGTGACCTTCTCCGAGTGGTTCAGTGCACTTACATACTAGAGGTAAAGATGTTTTCTTATGGTAAATTGTATATGTTTTCAGTTGGCTTGTTTTAAATAATCGCTGACTGTTTCAAGAAGATTCCCTGTCTTTTAAATCATTGTGTTTCGGTCATTGAATCATAAATGACAAGGCCTTGCTGAGCGACTTCAATGAATCAACATCTTTCATGTCTCAAGCTTGACGCTTTTTTCATAGCCTCTTCTATAATTTTGTTTCTATATTAAACTGTGTTAGAGTATTTTTCTTATACTCTAACGTTACTGAGaatgtttttgcactttttttctgGTCACTGTCTTAAAGACTCCTTATATTCAAGTCTAAtcgtgttatttatttattttattcctgaaCTGGTCCTTGAATGTTTGAGTAATGTCATTGAAACTACTGTTTGTGTCGTGTTGCTATTAGGTTATTCTCATAACGTGAAACATAATAACAGTTGTGTTTAAACGTGTGTGGTAAATTCATGTTACatggtttatttttaaaagcttttagaCACGTTCATGCATCTTTATGCTGTGATCACTAGATGGCAGGTGGTGCTTTCGCTGGTTGGTGGACTAAGGTGGCCCCATACTACACCAAAGCTTACCAGGAGATGTGGGTTGGTGTAGGAATCATGACTTTTATGTACTACAAACTGTCATATGGAGGTGAGAGGTCACGTTTAAGAGCTCTTTAGAAGTGTGCAAGCCGTCTAAATGTCATAAACCCATATTCATTTTATAGTGTACAGTTGAACATTTTTCAATTCAATATACAAAAGTTTACTTGTATAGCGCCTTTCAAGATACAAGTCGTTTTAAAAGAAGCATCACAggaaattacgtttctacaatatatttagtagtagcttgtcagtggtgactgtcaaaaTGATGTACATCTTCTGGGCATTGCCCATATTCATAGACCATTTGTTATACAATATTTTAGAAAACCAAAACTTTTTGTGTTGTGTACAAGgcagcacatttttattttttattttttggagcttgccactaatgttatttttaaaatattaataataatattgctgTTTTGCAGGAAAGAAGAAAGCAGTGCAGTCAAGTAAGTATAAGAGGTTTTAGTCTATAGATATCGCCATCAGGTCATAATGGGGGTTTGAAAGTCCTTGGTCTAAAAGATAGTATAAGGCATTGTTGAAAAAATGCTAATCTATGGGACATATAAAGAATCTTTCTGTATCCAATGTGACTTCCCTTTTCTCACAGAGCCTGCTCACTGATTGGTCCACCGGAGCGTCATTCCCCATGTCCTCTCTGTAAATCTTCCCCTGAAGAACTTCACATGGATATCTGTATTGTGTTTTATCTGAGCAATAAACTGCTTGATTTGGATCACACTATGGAAAATTCACTGCTTTGTAGTCTTTCATGCTGTCTTACAGGAAATGAATATCAGCAAACATGAAACTGTTTCATATTAACTTATGGAATTAAACTATTAAAGCAGTCCTGCCAAAAGTGTTCAAATTCCTTCAGTACTTGAATATCAGATACAATCGTTTATAGGACacaaatcagtgttttttttctgagcaGATGTTAAATTTCCACTCCAAATGTTCATTTGATTTGAttgctttattaatttttattctaGACAAATTTAATGATTAGTTAATGCATGCAGTTCATGTTATTGATCAGTAGTGGGTGATGAAGAACTGTCCTTTAGATTTAACTCTTTTACAAATACTTAAAAGCTCTAAACATACAATTTGAAATAATACaaaactataactatatataattgGAAACTACTGAGTGAAAGTGTCGCAATGTTGAACATCTGAAACATAAGCGTGTAATACATGGTCCATGTTACCATCATTGAACACCTGCAATTAACGCGATTCCTAAAATATAAACACTTTAAAGCTTCCTAAGAAATAATGTGATTCATCGTCAAACTAAGGGCGTTATACCTAGCTGATTTTCATCACTTCGTGACTTTAATGACTACACATGCAAACATCCATAAGCCACTAAGCTCCACATTCCTGTCATTCCAGGTCTGCGCCTGCCATCAAACACAACACAAGAATTCGCCTCAGCCAGATCGGGCTGTTTCGCTATACTTGTATTGCTTTTATTCTGGTGCTTTAAAAGCTATTACACCAGTATCCTACTACATTTAGAGGAATACGCGAGTTCTGATTTCGTTTTCTTCCATTCGCTTCGTGTATCGTAGTGTTTTACCTGGCTTCGGCTAAGCAGGCTAACTCATTTAGCTATCTGGCGAGTTAATCGATACTCCGCTGCTTTCACTACACAAGGATACGAGGAATACTTCATGTGTCTTTTCTAAAACATTATGGCATATATCTACACGTGACAAGTGAGTATAAGTAGTTTTATCCATCGACGATGTGCAGTCTCAATGTTTGTTAACATTTACGTTACTGCAAAGAGATATATGTTTTTCTGTTCGTGCTAACTGGCTAACTGATGTGAGAGTCGTGTTGAAACGAACAGGACGGATAGATGTTAAAACCAACGGCTTTAAATGTGACAAACGTTTAAAGCTCTCAGTTTGGATTCAAAACACGATGTATATAAGCGATTTATAGTGAGGAGAGAATGAGTTACGGCATCTCAGCGGGTGTTTAGAAACATCCAACATCTGCCATTTCACAGACAGTTGTTATTCCAGTTTAGCGAGTCTTTTAAAGCTTCTCTTTAATTCTGGTCAACTAAAGGACACGTTGCTTGTAACGATAAAGCGTTTGATTACAGTAAAATAACAGGATTCACGGAGTCGTGGCCTGATTGGGCCTGTGTTTGTAGGTGTTGTGGACATTTATTTCATGTGTCAGTGATTGAGCAAATGAAGTTGTCTTCCTGATGTACAGAGGGCTGTGATCTCGGGTGGATGTCATGAAAGGCAAAAAGTGAAGCTGAAGACCAGATGTTCCTCTGACACAAGCAAAAATGATGCCTGTAAGTATTCATTCGAACCAAAACAATGCATATTGTGTCTTTATTGCTAACATAGTTATGCATCAGTTTGATTCTTATAGATTCTGTGtgattatagtatttttttaaacaacctaCTCATTTGGAAAGTACACAGTATCTTGGTTTGGTTTCACACTGTT
The sequence above is a segment of the Carassius gibelio isolate Cgi1373 ecotype wild population from Czech Republic chromosome A20, carGib1.2-hapl.c, whole genome shotgun sequence genome. Coding sequences within it:
- the LOC127938634 gene encoding protein RD3-like isoform X1, with amino-acid sequence MESKHHGPRPLRPTSPAMPFVGCPHTNGCGGPGRMLLREMLWQLEQRALQVQEEEFQYCISRGILGYRHPPAYPSLLALIPAAEHRQLERLCGRIPPSHTAIVLSRLHDLMAHNDIPPWELVGVFKQVLRDFLRRQEDGIRKRPAPSAPSTILSAPSPPTESNDRNHIVETASNSLSEESGKHREEIPTISSYVDKHLRAACPYSIHRDWSLPFCHPFAYEAYGTTL
- the LOC127938634 gene encoding protein RD3-like isoform X2, which encodes MESKHHGPRPLRPTSPAMPFVGCPHTNGCGGPGRMLLREMLWQLEQRALQVQEEEFQYCISRGILGYRHPPAYPSLLALIPAAEHRQLERLCGRIPPSHTAIVLSRLHDLMAHNDIPPWELVGVFKQVLRDFLRRQEDGIRKRPAPSAPSTILSAPSPPTEKLYFRITEQSLA
- the atp5mj gene encoding ATP synthase subunit ATP5MPL, mitochondrial yields the protein MAGGAFAGWWTKVAPYYTKAYQEMWVGVGIMTFMYYKLSYGGKKKAVQSKPAH